One window from the genome of Echinicola vietnamensis DSM 17526 encodes:
- a CDS encoding AlbA family DNA-binding domain-containing protein, which translates to MTLQEVTRLARQGEGLHIEFKKKVAHPEKIVREVIALANTDGGHLLVGVDDDGSVSGQRYVEEDVYVLNKAIKEMIRPMIDYEHFVIPITEKKGVAVYHFHKSPKRPHYLYEEGRKRSFVRVADRTVQASKEVWEILRRGKKEKDIIFNYGEKETKLMHALSERETITLKEYSKVARLPRFIASKTLVRLVLANVLQVIPQEQEDLFKLKAN; encoded by the coding sequence ATGACACTTCAGGAGGTCACCAGGCTGGCGCGCCAAGGTGAAGGGCTACATATCGAATTTAAGAAGAAGGTTGCTCACCCTGAAAAGATCGTCCGTGAAGTGATCGCCTTGGCCAATACCGATGGCGGACATTTGCTGGTAGGTGTGGATGACGATGGAAGCGTAAGTGGCCAGCGATATGTGGAGGAAGATGTTTATGTGCTGAACAAGGCCATTAAGGAAATGATCCGCCCCATGATAGATTATGAACATTTTGTCATTCCCATTACGGAAAAGAAAGGAGTGGCCGTTTACCATTTCCACAAGAGCCCAAAAAGGCCCCATTATCTGTATGAAGAGGGAAGGAAGCGGTCTTTTGTCAGGGTAGCGGATAGGACAGTACAGGCGAGTAAAGAAGTGTGGGAAATATTAAGAAGGGGTAAAAAAGAGAAAGATATCATCTTCAATTACGGCGAGAAGGAAACCAAGTTGATGCATGCCCTTAGCGAGCGAGAGACCATTACGCTCAAGGAATATTCAAAGGTGGCCCGTTTGCCCCGGTTTATCGCTTCCAAGACGCTTGTACGGTTGGTCTTGGCCAATGTCCTACAGGTAATCCCTCAAGAGCAAGAAGATCTTTTTAAGCTAAAGGCAAATTAA
- the uvrB gene encoding excinuclease ABC subunit UvrB, translating to MDFKIISDYSPTGDQPNAIKNLSEGISSGEPSQVLLGVTGSGKTFTVANVIQEVQRPTLVLCHNKTLAAQLYGEFKQFFPDNAVEYFISYYDYYQPEAFIPTSGVYIEKDLSINEEIEKLRLSATSALLSGRRDVIVVASVSCIYGIGNPEEFGKNVVNLEEGQRIPRNQLLFQLVDILYSRANVEFKHGTFRVKGDTVDIFVAYADFAYRIYFWGDEIEGIQRIDPETGKRISSEKQITIFPANLFVTGKETIDVAIKEIQDDLMSQISFFEKDMRLEEASRLRERTEFDLEMIRELGYCSGVENYSRYFDRRSAGARPFCLLDYFPDDYMLVIDESHVTVPQIRAMWGGDRSRKVNLVEYGFRLPSALDNRPLKFDEFESLTNQVIYVSATPADYELNQTDGVVVEQIIRPTGLLDPLIEVRPSGDQIDDLLEEIDQTIKKGDRVLVTTLTKRMAEELNKFLERAGIKSRYIHSEVKSLDRVEILRELRLGIFDVLVGVNLLREGLDLPEVSLVAILDADKEGFLRNERSLVQTIGRAARNENGRVIMYADRVTASMQRAIDETKRRRSIQMAYNEEHGITPKTVIKSKDKIMGQTKVADSKKNAKFYDDHFTEENAYAADPVVQYLSKEKLEKLIPQTQKQMEKAAKELNFMEAARLRDEWQGQKKRLEELKRMD from the coding sequence ATGGATTTTAAGATCATTTCAGATTATAGCCCCACAGGCGATCAGCCCAATGCCATCAAGAATCTCTCTGAGGGAATTTCTTCGGGAGAGCCCTCACAAGTATTGTTGGGGGTGACTGGATCAGGAAAGACGTTTACCGTGGCCAATGTGATCCAAGAAGTACAGCGGCCGACCCTGGTGCTCTGTCATAACAAGACCTTGGCAGCACAGTTGTATGGAGAGTTTAAGCAGTTTTTTCCGGATAATGCGGTAGAATACTTTATTTCCTATTATGATTATTACCAGCCAGAGGCATTTATTCCCACGAGTGGGGTGTATATCGAAAAGGACCTGTCCATCAATGAGGAGATTGAGAAACTTCGCCTGAGCGCGACATCCGCTTTGCTGAGTGGTCGGCGGGATGTGATCGTGGTGGCTTCTGTTTCTTGTATCTACGGTATCGGTAACCCAGAGGAGTTTGGTAAGAATGTAGTGAACCTAGAGGAAGGGCAGCGAATACCACGAAATCAACTGCTGTTCCAGTTGGTCGATATCCTGTACAGCCGGGCCAATGTGGAATTTAAACATGGGACATTCCGCGTGAAGGGGGATACCGTGGATATTTTTGTGGCCTATGCAGATTTTGCCTATCGGATTTATTTCTGGGGAGACGAAATCGAGGGAATCCAACGGATCGATCCAGAAACGGGAAAGCGCATAAGTAGTGAAAAGCAGATCACCATATTTCCTGCCAACCTCTTTGTGACAGGCAAGGAAACGATTGATGTGGCGATCAAGGAGATTCAAGATGACTTGATGAGCCAGATTTCTTTTTTCGAAAAGGACATGAGGCTGGAAGAAGCCAGTAGGCTGCGAGAGCGGACAGAGTTTGATTTGGAGATGATCAGGGAGCTGGGCTACTGCTCGGGAGTGGAGAATTATTCTCGGTATTTTGATCGGAGGTCTGCCGGGGCACGTCCGTTCTGCTTGCTGGATTATTTTCCTGATGATTATATGTTGGTGATCGATGAAAGCCATGTGACGGTGCCGCAAATCAGGGCGATGTGGGGTGGAGACCGTTCCAGAAAGGTAAACTTGGTGGAGTATGGTTTTCGATTGCCGTCTGCCTTGGACAACCGGCCGTTAAAGTTTGATGAATTTGAATCCCTGACCAATCAGGTCATTTATGTGAGTGCCACGCCTGCGGATTATGAACTGAACCAGACAGATGGGGTGGTGGTAGAGCAGATTATCCGTCCTACAGGACTTTTGGATCCCCTGATAGAGGTGCGACCCAGTGGAGACCAGATCGATGACCTGCTGGAAGAAATCGACCAGACCATTAAGAAGGGCGACCGTGTCCTGGTGACTACCCTTACCAAGCGAATGGCAGAGGAACTCAACAAGTTCCTGGAGAGGGCTGGGATCAAGTCCCGGTACATCCACTCGGAAGTAAAATCCCTGGACCGTGTAGAAATCTTGCGTGAATTGCGGCTTGGGATTTTTGATGTGTTGGTGGGTGTTAACTTGTTGCGGGAAGGCCTTGATTTGCCAGAGGTGTCCTTGGTGGCCATTCTGGATGCAGACAAGGAAGGCTTTCTGCGGAATGAGCGGAGTTTGGTGCAGACCATTGGCCGGGCAGCCCGGAATGAAAACGGCCGGGTCATCATGTATGCCGATCGGGTGACGGCTTCCATGCAGCGGGCCATTGACGAGACCAAGAGGAGGAGAAGCATCCAAATGGCCTATAACGAGGAGCACGGCATTACGCCGAAGACCGTCATCAAGTCCAAGGATAAAATCATGGGGCAAACCAAAGTGGCAGACAGTAAGAAAAATGCCAAATTCTACGATGATCATTTTACGGAAGAAAATGCTTATGCGGCAGATCCCGTGGTACAATATTTGAGTAAAGAGAAGCTCGAAAAGCTGATTCCCCAGACCCAAAAGCAAATGGAAAAAGCCGCCAAGGAACTCAACTTTATGGAGGCGGCCCGGTTGCGGGACGAGTGGCAGGGACAGAAAAAGCGATTGGAAGAGCTCAAACGAATGGATTGA
- a CDS encoding T9SS type A sorting domain-containing protein has product MGWSIFLVRFYTIPLAEWGSTYAKRIYKIIFVIFIVSGIFSLNANGQEVGAFRTITSGNFDQISIWEVYDGSNWNPASMAPDNTSDVYVAFGHEVTLTQNQSVKSLYLNAQTGTGKKLDINGNELSLYGSLNAFSGAVPGIPSGTWNNIDWIGSSLESKLVFKGASRIAIPEGAWSALSTRSRYTMVFAPEPDAILTVQESVKASEIIIESGTVIQEGIPGVDCATFSFNTNPAITGAYGSLTIAENAALESYCNAPIVQRSSTQPAQEMTLADGGTLVLHAPMPELHAANVNLLGEVHYAAPSGIQELLKNTLTGTAEPSYHDLYFEGESLKNLPPTLFLSGDMIRNGTGPIQGNNTALSIIGAEDQSISGMALSIEDLEVDKPMGTVSFDDDLTILRHMTMKAGAMDFGGHDMTLNQSGLGSYEYEVGQWHNLEALHYKHPPNNLNISNASFPFVDTYEGGTRLLQLLGPNPNAGNNLTIRYTQLPGVDHDADFFDTDGTWILYQLYSYFSFSGFTGGNNFITLRISGQGLIIDEVDDLRIVADHEPAAGNHRIGIDQNGWPWARRKVRLNQLSNHKFTIGSERVATILPVTWLSYGAKAVDHYNVLHWEITDERQIKGYKVYRSAFNVDNFEPIGEIEAKGSAGEDLPYQFVDENPPLFGHCYYKITSLSSMGNEEPTPIFLVKRTAETSPSPRISPNPYNHGDLHLVLPENLEHLQADWKVMDAQGMEILSLQGSKKAISSRLKEKLSTLRSGIYLIRISHRQQSHTIRWIKQ; this is encoded by the coding sequence ATGGGATGGTCTATTTTTTTAGTACGGTTTTATACGATTCCCCTTGCCGAATGGGGCAGCACTTATGCCAAACGAATTTACAAGATAATATTCGTAATTTTTATAGTATCTGGGATATTCTCCTTAAACGCAAACGGTCAGGAAGTTGGTGCCTTCCGTACCATTACCAGTGGAAATTTTGACCAAATCAGCATTTGGGAAGTCTATGATGGCAGCAACTGGAATCCTGCAAGTATGGCCCCTGACAACACCTCTGATGTGTATGTAGCTTTTGGCCATGAAGTCACCTTGACCCAAAACCAGTCTGTCAAATCCCTCTACCTCAATGCTCAAACGGGAACCGGGAAAAAACTCGATATTAATGGAAATGAACTCTCCCTGTATGGAAGCCTCAATGCCTTTTCTGGAGCAGTGCCTGGCATCCCCTCCGGTACTTGGAACAACATCGACTGGATCGGCAGTAGCCTTGAAAGCAAGCTGGTCTTTAAAGGAGCATCCCGGATAGCCATACCTGAAGGCGCTTGGAGTGCCCTGTCCACCCGAAGCCGATACACCATGGTCTTTGCTCCGGAACCGGATGCCATCCTAACTGTTCAGGAATCGGTAAAAGCCAGTGAGATCATCATCGAATCTGGGACGGTAATCCAAGAAGGCATTCCAGGGGTGGATTGCGCCACCTTTTCCTTCAATACCAATCCCGCCATAACAGGAGCTTATGGCTCCCTTACCATCGCCGAAAACGCTGCCTTGGAAAGCTATTGTAACGCCCCTATCGTCCAAAGGTCCAGCACCCAACCTGCCCAAGAAATGACCCTTGCTGATGGAGGAACACTCGTGCTCCATGCCCCCATGCCCGAGCTCCATGCGGCCAACGTTAACCTTTTGGGAGAAGTCCATTATGCCGCCCCGTCAGGCATACAGGAGCTGCTCAAAAACACCTTAACCGGCACGGCAGAGCCCTCCTACCATGACCTATATTTTGAAGGTGAATCCCTAAAGAACCTTCCTCCTACGCTCTTCCTGTCCGGTGACATGATAAGGAATGGTACTGGCCCTATCCAAGGCAATAACACAGCCCTCTCCATCATTGGAGCGGAAGACCAAAGCATCTCCGGCATGGCCCTCTCCATAGAAGATCTCGAAGTGGACAAGCCCATGGGAACAGTCTCGTTTGACGATGACCTCACCATTTTACGCCATATGACCATGAAAGCTGGCGCCATGGATTTTGGGGGCCATGACATGACCTTAAACCAAAGCGGATTGGGAAGCTATGAATACGAAGTGGGGCAATGGCACAATCTTGAGGCTCTACACTATAAGCACCCTCCAAACAACCTGAATATCAGCAATGCCAGTTTTCCGTTTGTGGATACCTACGAGGGGGGCACACGGCTGCTCCAGCTGCTCGGCCCCAATCCAAATGCCGGAAACAACCTGACCATCCGGTACACACAGCTCCCTGGCGTAGATCACGATGCAGATTTCTTTGACACTGATGGCACTTGGATCCTGTATCAATTGTACAGCTATTTCAGCTTTTCAGGATTTACTGGAGGAAATAACTTCATTACCCTACGCATTTCCGGACAGGGACTGATCATCGATGAAGTCGATGACTTGCGAATTGTCGCCGATCATGAACCCGCGGCTGGCAACCATCGGATTGGCATTGATCAAAACGGATGGCCATGGGCCAGAAGAAAGGTTCGTCTCAATCAGCTCAGCAATCATAAGTTCACCATTGGTAGCGAGCGGGTAGCCACCATCCTCCCGGTCACTTGGCTCTCTTATGGCGCAAAAGCCGTGGACCATTACAATGTCCTGCATTGGGAAATTACGGATGAACGCCAAATAAAAGGCTATAAAGTCTATCGCTCAGCCTTCAATGTGGATAACTTTGAGCCCATTGGTGAAATCGAGGCCAAAGGCAGTGCTGGGGAGGATTTACCCTATCAATTTGTGGACGAAAACCCGCCGCTTTTTGGCCACTGTTATTATAAAATCACCAGTTTGTCCTCCATGGGCAACGAAGAACCCACGCCAATCTTTCTGGTAAAAAGAACGGCAGAAACCAGCCCATCACCCCGCATCTCTCCAAATCCTTACAACCATGGGGACCTCCACCTTGTCCTTCCAGAAAACCTGGAACACTTACAGGCTGATTGGAAGGTCATGGATGCACAAGGCATGGAAATCCTATCCCTCCAGGGCAGCAAAAAAGCCATATCCTCGAGGCTCAAAGAAAAATTATCAACACTTCGTAGTGGAATCTACCTCATCCGAATTTCCCATCGTCAGCAAAGCCACACCATCCGATGGATCAAACAGTGA
- a CDS encoding acyl-CoA dehydrogenase: MNFTLTEEHLAVQEAAREFAKSALLPGVIERDTHATFPHEQVKQMGELGFLGMMVAPQYNGGGMDTLSYVLAIEEISKIDASAAVAMSVNNSLVCWGLEHYGSEQQKEKYLKPLAAGEILGAFCLSEPEAGSDATSQRTMAEKHGDHYLLNGTKNWITNGGTASVYLVMAQTNPELKHKGISTFIVEKDMEGFQVGKKEDKLGIRGSDTHSLMFNDVKVPLENRIGEDGFGFTYAMHSLDGGRIGIAAQALGIAAGAYELALAYSKERKAFGKPISQHQAIQFKLADMATEIEAARMLVWKAAWLKDQGESYAHASAMAKLYASKVAMDTTIEAVQIHGGYGFVKEYHVERLMRDAKITQIYEGTSEIQKIVISRNLLR, translated from the coding sequence ATGAATTTTACCCTAACGGAAGAACACCTAGCCGTCCAAGAGGCCGCTCGGGAATTCGCCAAATCTGCATTGTTGCCCGGTGTAATTGAACGGGACACTCACGCCACCTTTCCCCACGAACAGGTTAAGCAAATGGGGGAACTGGGCTTTTTGGGCATGATGGTAGCTCCCCAATACAACGGTGGGGGCATGGATACACTTTCTTATGTATTGGCCATCGAAGAAATCTCTAAAATCGATGCCTCCGCGGCGGTGGCCATGTCCGTCAATAACTCTTTGGTATGCTGGGGACTGGAACATTATGGCTCTGAGCAGCAAAAAGAGAAATACCTAAAACCCTTGGCTGCAGGCGAAATACTGGGCGCTTTCTGCCTTTCAGAGCCCGAAGCAGGCTCAGATGCCACCTCCCAGCGTACCATGGCAGAAAAGCACGGCGACCATTACCTCCTCAATGGCACCAAAAACTGGATCACCAACGGCGGCACCGCCAGTGTATACTTGGTCATGGCCCAAACCAACCCTGAGCTGAAGCACAAAGGCATCTCCACTTTTATCGTGGAAAAAGATATGGAAGGATTTCAAGTGGGGAAAAAAGAAGATAAACTGGGCATCAGGGGCTCTGACACCCATTCCTTGATGTTCAATGACGTGAAAGTTCCTCTGGAAAATCGCATTGGAGAAGATGGTTTTGGCTTTACCTACGCCATGCACAGCCTGGATGGAGGAAGGATAGGAATAGCGGCCCAAGCCTTGGGAATCGCTGCTGGAGCCTATGAACTGGCCTTGGCGTACTCCAAGGAGCGGAAAGCGTTTGGCAAGCCGATTAGTCAGCATCAAGCCATTCAGTTTAAACTAGCGGATATGGCCACGGAAATAGAAGCGGCCAGGATGCTGGTCTGGAAGGCTGCCTGGCTTAAAGACCAAGGCGAATCATACGCCCATGCCAGCGCCATGGCAAAATTGTACGCTTCCAAGGTCGCCATGGACACGACGATTGAAGCTGTACAAATCCATGGGGGCTATGGATTTGTCAAAGAATATCATGTAGAAAGACTCATGAGAGACGCCAAAATTACCCAGATTTACGAAGGAACAAGTGAAATTCAAAAAATAGTTATATCCCGTAACTTATTAAGATAA
- a CDS encoding DUF4105 domain-containing protein translates to MKKSVLIFTIILLNISQLYAKNYRVSLLTCAPGSELYSVFGHSAVRVTDMETGRDLVYNYGTFDFDPSFYMKFARGKLDYWLSVATYDRFMEHYAYLGQAVREQELNLNEEQANKMVEFLHINNQPDNRYYRYDFFYDNCATRIRDMMKTVLGEQLEWNDPVSEEQKTFRDLIDEYVYPLPWGDLGIDLALGSVIDIDASEREKQFLPDYMEAAFGRAEIVGDGPTRPLVKHQSTLLDVPPVAIAPNIFNPYFLFWGIAIMFIVITYMGYRKKRLFIGFDQAFFGVLAVLGIVVVLLWFFTEHTATKYNWNMLWAFPLHGLLVYGLGMSSPAPWVKKYLLFALIMADAAVVFWILSWQSFHPSVLPLILVVILRSNFLYYNLDKFKAHKRMVNS, encoded by the coding sequence ATGAAGAAATCCGTCTTGATTTTTACCATTATCCTTTTGAATATTAGCCAATTATATGCGAAAAATTATAGGGTAAGCTTGTTGACCTGTGCCCCAGGTTCAGAATTATACAGTGTATTTGGTCACAGTGCTGTGCGTGTGACGGACATGGAAACAGGCAGGGATTTGGTCTACAATTACGGGACATTTGATTTTGATCCGAGCTTTTACATGAAATTTGCCAGAGGAAAACTTGACTATTGGCTTTCTGTAGCCACCTATGACCGGTTTATGGAGCACTATGCTTATCTGGGGCAAGCTGTAAGGGAGCAGGAGCTGAATTTAAACGAGGAACAGGCCAATAAAATGGTGGAGTTTTTACACATCAACAATCAGCCAGACAATCGGTATTACCGTTATGATTTTTTCTATGACAATTGTGCTACGCGGATCAGGGATATGATGAAGACGGTGTTGGGTGAGCAGCTGGAGTGGAATGATCCGGTGTCTGAAGAACAAAAGACCTTTCGAGACCTTATCGATGAATATGTGTATCCACTGCCTTGGGGGGATTTAGGGATTGATCTGGCTTTGGGAAGTGTGATCGATATAGACGCCAGCGAACGGGAGAAGCAGTTCTTGCCCGATTATATGGAAGCTGCTTTTGGGAGGGCGGAGATTGTAGGTGATGGCCCTACACGGCCCTTGGTAAAGCACCAATCCACGCTTCTGGATGTGCCTCCCGTGGCGATTGCCCCGAATATTTTTAATCCGTATTTTCTGTTTTGGGGAATTGCCATCATGTTTATCGTCATTACGTACATGGGATATAGAAAAAAGCGACTCTTTATAGGATTTGATCAAGCCTTTTTTGGCGTGTTGGCAGTATTGGGAATCGTAGTGGTGTTGCTTTGGTTTTTTACCGAACATACGGCGACCAAGTACAATTGGAATATGTTATGGGCATTTCCGCTACATGGCTTATTGGTGTATGGTTTGGGGATGAGCAGTCCCGCTCCATGGGTAAAAAAGTATCTATTGTTTGCGTTGATCATGGCCGATGCGGCAGTGGTGTTTTGGATCCTGTCTTGGCAATCTTTTCATCCAAGCGTCCTTCCACTGATTTTGGTTGTGATCCTTCGGAGCAATTTTCTTTATTATAACCTCGATAAGTTCAAAGCCCACAAGCGAATGGTAAATAGCTAA
- a CDS encoding aspartate kinase, with product MKIMKFGGTSVGKPERMHQVKDLITRDNERKIIVLSALSGTTNALVGIGEALAEGKKDLAKERIDTLHAHYQEFYKALLESEAGRKKAEKIIKEHFEFLNIILKISFNEAINRDILAQGELLSTKLFYTLLQEKDIPAIFLPALEYMSIDENSEPEVAKISDRLKAILKNYDKDALFITQGYICKNHRNEVDNLKRGGSDYTASLIGAAIKASVVEIWTDIDGMHNNDPRVVDKTRPIAQLSFDEAAELAYFGAKILHPASIWPAQTYNIPVKLLNTMQPEAPGTTITAEETGKGVKAIAAKDGIIAVKIKSSRMLLAYGFLRKVFEIFEKYKTPIDMITTSEVAVSVTIDDDTHLKEIIMELEKFGNTEIDYKQTIVCVAGNMIAENTGMIKEVVVALQDFPVRMVSYGGSRNNVSILVDTKYKNEALQRLNDELFQW from the coding sequence ATGAAAATCATGAAATTTGGGGGAACCTCTGTAGGTAAACCCGAAAGAATGCATCAGGTAAAAGACCTGATCACGAGAGATAACGAGCGCAAAATCATCGTTCTTTCTGCCCTATCCGGTACCACGAATGCACTTGTCGGGATTGGAGAAGCTTTGGCCGAAGGCAAAAAAGACCTTGCCAAAGAGCGTATAGACACCTTGCACGCCCATTATCAAGAATTCTATAAAGCACTGCTCGAATCTGAAGCAGGCCGTAAAAAGGCAGAAAAAATCATCAAGGAGCATTTTGAGTTTCTGAACATTATCCTGAAGATCTCTTTCAATGAAGCCATCAACAGGGACATATTGGCCCAAGGTGAGCTGCTTTCTACCAAGCTTTTCTACACGCTGCTGCAAGAAAAAGATATTCCCGCCATTTTCTTACCAGCACTGGAGTACATGAGCATCGATGAAAACTCCGAACCAGAGGTAGCTAAAATCAGCGACCGTCTGAAAGCCATCCTGAAGAATTATGATAAAGATGCCCTCTTTATTACCCAAGGCTATATTTGCAAAAACCATCGCAATGAGGTGGACAATTTGAAGCGTGGTGGCAGTGATTACACCGCTTCGCTAATCGGTGCAGCCATCAAAGCCAGCGTGGTGGAGATCTGGACTGACATTGATGGCATGCACAATAATGACCCCAGGGTCGTGGACAAAACCCGTCCCATCGCCCAGCTATCATTTGATGAGGCGGCCGAATTGGCCTATTTTGGGGCAAAAATCCTCCACCCTGCTTCCATCTGGCCAGCTCAAACCTACAATATCCCAGTAAAACTGCTGAACACCATGCAACCTGAAGCACCTGGAACCACCATCACGGCCGAGGAAACAGGTAAAGGTGTCAAGGCCATTGCGGCCAAAGACGGGATCATCGCAGTGAAGATCAAGTCCAGCAGGATGCTTTTGGCTTATGGTTTCTTGAGAAAGGTTTTTGAAATCTTTGAGAAATACAAAACACCGATCGACATGATCACCACTTCAGAGGTAGCGGTATCGGTGACCATTGATGATGACACCCATCTAAAGGAAATCATCATGGAGCTGGAGAAATTTGGCAATACAGAAATCGATTATAAACAGACCATCGTCTGTGTAGCCGGTAACATGATCGCCGAAAATACCGGCATGATCAAAGAGGTAGTCGTCGCCCTGCAGGACTTCCCGGTCAGGATGGTTTCATATGGTGGTAGCCGAAACAATGTTTCCATCCTCGTGGATACCAAATATAAAAATGAAGCCCTCCAGCGACTTAACGATGAGTTGTTTCAGTGGTAA